The genome window TAATTGTCATGCTCTACTGTATCAGTTAGATGCAGGTTGGATTGTAATCTAGAAATTGGAAGAGGTGGTTTGAAATGTCAGTAATCTCCTTTACCACATTTGgtagtattttctttctattcatCACCTGTAGTGTCCATCCTGGCTGATTAAACTTTATGTTAAAACATATTTGATCCACAATGTATTATCCCAACAACTTTGAGGTTACTGATTTTAGCATATCaaagtaaattttgttttttgttatgttatgttttttttatttatattaatgtaTTGTTGGTACACATCTTCATCACTGTTGGACTGAAAGTAGATGTTTCTTGGATTAAAGTTGGCAATATttgcctatcaaaaaaaataaagttggcAATATTTGCTTTATCACTTGATTGAGTTGGTATTTCAAAAAATCTTTCTAGTGGTTGTTATCTGAAGTGTATTGTACTGCTTCTTGTGAAACACAGAACGGAGAAAGAGATGAATCGTCGCAAGGACAATCTTGCAAATTTGAGATCAAAAGTTAACCAGATGGCTTCAACATtaaacatgtcaaattttgctAACAGAGACAGCTTGATTGGCCCAGAAATAAAGCCAGCTGATGCTGTGAGCAGAACAGTTGGCTTGGACAACTCTGGCCTTGTCGGGCTTCAACGACAAGTTATGAAAGGTATTGCTATCACTTATTGAGAACAATGCTTTTCCTTGTTATAAATATACTTCTTATGCTTTTGGATTATGGATCTTTATGTGGTATGCTCTATGAATCAGAGCAAGATGAGGATCTTGAGAAGTTGGAGGTGACTGTAGTAAGTACAAAACATATTGCATTGGCAGTCAACGAAGAACTTGACCTTCACACTAGGCTGATTGTATGTGTTTTCCCCCACCATATTCGCTTagttgtcttttcttttttaatctttgaatCTCAGTTAAAGTCTAGTATATAGTGATATTAACTATAGCCACcctgaattttaaattttgttgctCTTCGTTATGCAGGATGACTTGGACCAACATGTGGATGTTACAGACTCCAGGTTACGGGTAATACACTCACTGCTACTTTTTAATTTGttctgaaaatttttgtttagcaAGTGATGTAATCGCAAAAATGTACAATGCAATAAAGTAACTCATTCAACTGTCCCTGTCAAAACCAAAGGTCATCCTATGTAGCATCACATAATAGTTAAATATCTGCTTGGTTCATAAATGAGAAGGggaggagagaagagagaaggaatAAAATCACTTTATAAAATTCCACTCTGGCTCACCTAGAAACTGTAGTTTATAGAAACTAAAGAGTGGAATAGAATGATAAATAACGTAAAAGAATTATTGATTGGATTCATAATCCAAAAAGTTACTTCCTCACCCCCGGCtcattcttttttccttttgcttatAATGTATTATACTAAGTAAACCTAATAGGTGCCAAGAGCCATGTAGCTCAACTGGTTGGCACCTCCTAGTTTTTCTAATGGAACcatccaaggttcaaatcccccacCCCGAAAATTTGTACTCGATATATTTATATCCACAAACACACATGCACGTAGATATACATTGCAAAATTTCTACTCTgtctattttattctttaatttggtGGGATTATATTTATGTTTCTTTTGTGGTCTCTGCTATTGTCAAAACAGCGGGTGCAAAAGAATTTGGCTATTTTGAACAAGCGCACCAAAGGTGGCTGCTCTTGCATGTGCCTGCTTTTGTCAGTTATTGGGATCGTGGTTCTGGTTGCTGTCATATACTTATTGATCAAATATTTGTAATAACAACAATGGCAAACACTGCTTTCTTTTTGTATTATGTGGTTCTTGGTGTGAATTGGCTTTTGTTGCTCCTGTCATGGTTGTTAACAATATTTGGCTTCCGTGTTTTCCtttggtgattttttgtttgCGAAATGCAATTGGTGAGGTGTCAAGATGCTTTTGTAAATCGCATTTGTAATCGGCCTATTTGTATATTTATCTTTTCTTGCCTATTTTGCACAATGAGGAAAGAAAGAAGCATTTATCATGCTACTATATCCATTGGCGAAGTAAGTGTTGTCAATGAGCTTTTGAATGATCTCTCCTCTCTTAGTAAGACCAAGGTGGAGGCTGATGTTACAATGTCAGGAGTTAAGTTTCATTGGATTCGTGCTTAacttatcaataataataaaaaatgaagaattctTGTTCTCTTACCAACTTTTATGAGTAACTTTGTCTAAAAATGTAGATTTCAATCGCgataaaattttcctttgaatCAAGTTGCAGCAATCTCTGTTAAGTTTTAACCCATTACATAATGATTCATAAGACTATCTACAAGACCACATGgctcattaaattatttttaaacaagtAACATAGCTAATAATAGGTTATATAACTATAAATAGAGGTGTATTCTTGCATAAGTTTCCATGCAGTATGTTAAAAGAACTTTCTTCCAATTTAGTTTGTAagaaattattcaaataaaaggGAGTTGATATCTATGGAATTTTAACTATGCTTTCCCCCACAACTTTTATGCCAAGATAATGTGATGATCCCAGATCATTTACCAATACATTAGTTGACAACATTTCTAGCATATTCATGAGAGGGATGAAGCTTTGAAATCTAACTAATTGGGAAACCAATGCAGGACAACCATTGTTTACTGCATGCTCAACCAAGGATTTTAGATGGTCATTTGCCTCTGTTAAGATTGCTTCCCAATCGTATAGTCCTTTACAATAGAAGACTAAAATGAGACTGACGTGAGTTTTCTTGATAGTAGCTTTCAACTTTGCTCCATTTTTCGCTATTTAGAATGGGTATGAATGTATGATGAATAAAAACTTCCCCATTCCAAAGAAATaagggttttatatatatatatatatatatatatatatgtatgtatgtatgtatgtatgtatattaaaaagaaaagaaaagaaaagaaggaaccTATggggatttttaattttcaattatttattcttgGGGATAAGTACTTATTTTTCATATTAGCAGCAAATCCAATTGTATtttgttacaaaaaatttagCGACAAAAACCTAAAAGGTTTCTGtaattggaattttttagtGAAACTCTTTGAACTAACGTCACTTCTAACATCTAATCTAAAAGAAGCAGCAGGAAAAGTTTTTGCATCAAACAGGAGGATAGGAAGTTGTCTCTTGAGCGGCAGTGACACAAAGATGAAAGCTTGATTGcttgtttttttccccctggTTTTGGATGTATTGATGTATAGATACTAACTTAGATTTTCCCATGACGTAGTTTTTGTCTgatgtacccaaaaaaaagaacactattttacttctttgATATACTGACTGTAGACTTGCTTCTTTAGTGCTTGGTTGGCTCTAAAGATATTTATAGTCTTTGGTGTATTGTCCGTTTCTTTTCAAAATACATACTCTAGAGAAATCCAAGTTTTATCTTCTTATATCTTTGTTGCAGTTCTGATAATTTGTGGTGATTGAAGTCAAATGAATTTGAAGTAATGACTCAACCATGTGTACATAGAACTTTTCGATTGGCAAGAATTCTCAAGTGTTTTGTAACGATAAGAGAGAAACTATGCAATGAGCTGACTTGGGATTTTACAAGGAAACCAAAGAGCAAAACAAGGGAAGTGATTGCACCAGGCCTCATGATCCTAGGGCTAAGCTTAATTTTGCCTTAGTGGCAAAATGTTGCGCAATAAAGAGCCCACAACCAGTCAAAATAGGCCCAAAAAAGCCTCACAAAAATGGGCTCTGTCCTCTTTCCTTCCcaaaaaagaggagagaggaaACAAAATACAATTGGTGAACTAAAAAAGTAATACTATCCCAGGCCCAACCCTTTGTAACTTATTGAAGATTCAGTTGAGCgttataatctatatatatatataaaaccgaagcttctgctagctccacaattttccacgtcacctcttttttttttttttttttttttttttttaattcttattatatatatatatatatatatatagattatcaatTATAACCCTAATCCTTTCACGtcacctcttcttctttttttttttttttttttttaattcttcttaacgttttttttttttttttaaattcttcttattatatatatatatatttatatagattatcaaattataaccCTAATCCAAGTTACAACTCCCTCTTCAGCCTTCACGTCTAAACCCCAAAACCTCTCTGTTTTCTAATATATGCCAAAACTCAATCCTCCCGCCGCTGCTGCCGCCATGGATCACCGCCACTACATCGATTTCTCTTTGCCTCTCCATCATCGCTCAATCTAGCCCatcatgttttattttgaggtaattaaaacatgttttttactctcctttatttctatatattgctctcTTTCTATCCACTTCAATtgttcatggaattttgttagtttgtggttgtgggttgctctg of Quercus lobata isolate SW786 chromosome 8, ValleyOak3.0 Primary Assembly, whole genome shotgun sequence contains these proteins:
- the LOC115957930 gene encoding syntaxin-51-like isoform X2 yields the protein MAASADSWVKEYNEAVKLADDINGMISERSSLPATGPDAQRHASSIRRKITILGTRLDSLQSLLSKIPGKQPITEKEMNRRKDNLANLRSKVNQMASTLNMSNFANRDSLIGPEIKPADAVSRTVGLDNSGLVGLQRQVMKEQDEDLEKLEVTVVSTKHIALAVNEELDLHTRLIDDLDQHVDVTDSRLRRVQKNLAILNKRTKGGCSCMCLLLSVIGIVVLVAVIYLLIKYL
- the LOC115957930 gene encoding syntaxin-51-like isoform X1, with the protein product MIMSMAASADSWVKEYNEAVKLADDINGMISERSSLPATGPDAQRHASSIRRKITILGTRLDSLQSLLSKIPGKQPITEKEMNRRKDNLANLRSKVNQMASTLNMSNFANRDSLIGPEIKPADAVSRTVGLDNSGLVGLQRQVMKEQDEDLEKLEVTVVSTKHIALAVNEELDLHTRLIDDLDQHVDVTDSRLRRVQKNLAILNKRTKGGCSCMCLLLSVIGIVVLVAVIYLLIKYL